In one window of Zingiber officinale cultivar Zhangliang chromosome 11A, Zo_v1.1, whole genome shotgun sequence DNA:
- the LOC122032813 gene encoding uncharacterized protein LOC122032813, with translation MSGIPQVAAKENGGVLFPYPMLSPHNYTVWAIKTEAILNAQGVWETVEPAEGAQVDIKKDKKARAFILQCIHEDILLQIANKKTTKEVWDSLKTRYLGSDRVKKARVQTLKSEFDALRMKETDTIDEFAGKLSAMSSKFSALGATLEDSSLVKKLLDSVPDKFFSIVAGIEQFHDIETIPFEETIGRLKAYEERTLRLRGNTNSTEEEGKRGHFVRRQGAWVQQP, from the exons ATGTCTGGCATCCCACAAGTTGCTGCGAAGGAGAACGGCGGAGTGCTATTTCCCTACCCGATGCTAAGCCCACACAATTACACTGTGTGGGCAATCAAGACAGAGGCGATTCTTAATGCCCAGGGAGTCTGGGAGACGGTGGAGCCAGCGGAAGGAGCCCAAGTAGATATAAAGAAGGACAAAAAGGCGCGTGCATTCATCTTGCAATGTATCCACGAAGACATCCTTCTCCAGATTGCAAACAAGAAGACGACGAAGGAAGTCTGGGACAGCCTCAAGACGAGGTACCTTGGTAGTGATCGGGTGAAGAAGGCACGCGTACAAACGTTGAAGAGTGAGTTTGACGCCCTCCGGATGAAGGAGACCGACacgattgatgagtttgctggcaaactcaGCGCTATGAGCAGCAAGTTCTCCGCTCTTGGTGCCACGCTTGAAGATTCATCTTTGGTAAAGAAGTTACTTGATTCTGTCCCTGATAAGTTTTTCTCTATTGTTGCCGGCATTGAGCAGTTTCATGATATTGAGACGATACCATTTGAGGAGACTATTGGGCGACTGAAAGCGTACGAAGAACGAACACTACGTCTACGTGGCAACACCAACAGCACTGAAG AAGAGGGGAAACGTGGACACTTCGTCAGGAGGCAAGGGGCGTGGGTCCAGCAACCCTAG